The following coding sequences are from one Lipingzhangella halophila window:
- a CDS encoding FkbM family methyltransferase, translating into MVPDQVRAFVRRHPMVRRATQRIRVHLPRRLGGIDRAHVPPRVRSFELSLPRREGAVGIGPAALEFTTSGEFSVPKQLQEAGLAGYEPETVACFLAVLEHARAGAVLDIGANVGLYGLLAAARSHRPVFSFEPTPDLAETARNLAASNDLTMEVVQLAVSNHSGSAPLKLSANSDASNSLAAGFRPEFGRVQVEVDTLSHWRERAGAIPAVLKIDTETTEPDVIAGGLEVLRRFRPWVFCEVLPDRGVEERLMALLEPLDYSWHHLGDDPPCPRRNVIDGRGAGSHERMWLFAPTPPRDELWELTCGWRRALKACEA; encoded by the coding sequence GTGGTTCCGGACCAGGTGCGAGCCTTTGTTCGACGCCACCCGATGGTGCGCCGGGCCACCCAGCGGATCCGCGTCCACCTCCCGCGACGCCTCGGAGGAATCGACAGAGCCCATGTGCCCCCGCGGGTGCGCAGCTTCGAGCTGTCCCTTCCCCGCCGAGAGGGCGCCGTGGGGATCGGACCCGCGGCGCTGGAGTTCACCACCTCCGGCGAGTTCAGTGTGCCCAAGCAGCTCCAAGAGGCGGGGCTGGCCGGCTACGAGCCCGAGACGGTCGCCTGCTTCCTCGCTGTCCTGGAGCACGCCCGCGCGGGAGCGGTGCTCGACATCGGGGCGAACGTGGGGCTATACGGGCTGCTCGCCGCCGCGCGCAGCCACCGGCCCGTGTTCTCCTTCGAGCCCACACCCGACCTCGCGGAGACCGCGCGAAACCTGGCCGCGTCGAACGACCTCACCATGGAGGTGGTCCAGCTCGCGGTGAGCAACCACAGCGGGTCCGCGCCCCTGAAGCTCTCCGCCAACTCGGACGCCTCGAACTCGCTCGCCGCGGGCTTCCGCCCGGAGTTCGGCCGGGTCCAGGTGGAGGTCGACACGCTTTCCCACTGGCGCGAGCGCGCCGGGGCCATCCCGGCGGTCCTCAAGATCGACACCGAGACCACCGAACCCGACGTCATCGCGGGTGGGCTCGAAGTGCTGCGCCGGTTCCGCCCGTGGGTGTTCTGCGAGGTGCTGCCCGACCGGGGGGTCGAGGAGCGCCTCATGGCACTGCTGGAGCCGCTCGACTACAGCTGGCACCACCTGGGCGACGATCCGCCCTGCCCGAGGCGCAACGTCATCGACGGCCGGGGGGCCGGTTCCCACGAGCGCATGTGGCTCTTCGCGCCAACCCCACCGCGGGACGAGCTGTGGGAACTGACCTGTGGCTGGCGGCGCGCCCTCAAAGCCTGCGAGGCATAG